In Xenopus laevis strain J_2021 chromosome 2S, Xenopus_laevis_v10.1, whole genome shotgun sequence, a genomic segment contains:
- the hsd11b1.S gene encoding corticosteroid 11-beta-dehydrogenase isozyme 1 isoform X3 — MLKGKRVIVTGASSGIGEQMAYHLAKMGSHILITARTEEKLKKVVAQCTHLGAASAHYIAGSMDNLTFAKQVVHKAENLFGGLDMLILNHIGHTYFGYFDGNVDHVRDLLKINFLSYATMTVAALPMLKISNGNIVVVSSVAGKIGLPLTVPYSTTKFALDGFFSSLRMEFIQQKTNVSITLCIISYIDTDSALKTVSGVIQQPAAPKEECALEIIKGGFLRKREVYYQYHATKIPLLLRDWAPEILQSLLLMNYNMDNFQRKEV; from the exons ATGCTTAAGGGTAAGAGAGTAATAGTCACAGGAGCAAGTTCAGGCATCGGAGAGCAGATGGCATATCACCTGGCCAAGATGGGGTCTCATATTCTAATCACAGCAAGGACAGAAGAGAAACTTAAGAAG GTAGTTGCGCAGTGTACACATCTGGGAGCTGCCTCTGCCCATTATATTGCTGGCAGCATGGATAACTTGACATTTGCAAAGCAGGTAGTACACAAAGCTGAGAACCTATTTG gtgGGTTAGACATGCTTATCTTGAATCACATTGGTCACACATACTTTGGTTACTTTGATGGCAACGTGGATCATGTAAGAGATCTATTAAAGATCAATTTCCTGAGTTACGCTACCATGACAGTAGCAGCTCTTCCGATGCTGAAAATAAGCAATGGGAATATTGTGGTTGTCTCATCAGTTGCAG GTAAAATTGGACTCCCTCTAACTGTGCCATACTCTACTACCAAATTTGCACTGGATGGATTTTTCAGCTCATTGCGAATGGAGTTTATCCAGCAAAAGACTAATGTTTCCATAACACTATGCATCATCAGCTATATAGACACAG ACAGCGCCCTAAAAACTGTGTCAGGTGTAATCCAACAACCAGCAGCTCCTAAAGAAGAGTGTGCACTGGAAATCATAAAAGGGGGATTTCTCAGAAAAAGGGAGGTTTACTATCAATATCATGCCACCAAAATCCCACTTCTTCTTAGAGACTGGGCACCAGAAATATTACAGTCTCTTCTTCTTATGAATTATAACATGGACAATTTTCAGAGGAAAGAAGTTTAG
- the hsd11b1.S gene encoding corticosteroid 11-beta-dehydrogenase isozyme 1 isoform X2: MALLKVLVAFTGIFLAVYFYSAGDVFEPAMLKGKRVIVTGASSGIGEQMAYHLAKMGSHILITARTEEKLKKVVAQCTHLGAASAHYIAGSMDNLTFAKQVVHKAENLFGGLDMLILNHIGHTYFGYFDGNVDHVRDLLKINFLSYATMTVAALPMLKISNGNIVVVSSVAGKIGLPLTVPYSTTKFALDGFFSSLRMEFIQQKTNVSITLCIISYIDTDSALKTVSGVIQQPAAPKEECALEIIKGGFLRKREVYYQYHATKIPLLLRDWAPEILQSLLLMNYNMDNFQRKEV, translated from the exons ATGGCTTTGCTCAAAGTGCTTGTTGCTTTTACTGGAATCTTTCTGgctgtttatttttattcagcaggagaTGTGTTTGAACCAG CTATGCTTAAGGGTAAGAGAGTAATAGTCACAGGAGCAAGTTCAGGCATCGGAGAGCAGATGGCATATCACCTGGCCAAGATGGGGTCTCATATTCTAATCACAGCAAGGACAGAAGAGAAACTTAAGAAG GTAGTTGCGCAGTGTACACATCTGGGAGCTGCCTCTGCCCATTATATTGCTGGCAGCATGGATAACTTGACATTTGCAAAGCAGGTAGTACACAAAGCTGAGAACCTATTTG gtgGGTTAGACATGCTTATCTTGAATCACATTGGTCACACATACTTTGGTTACTTTGATGGCAACGTGGATCATGTAAGAGATCTATTAAAGATCAATTTCCTGAGTTACGCTACCATGACAGTAGCAGCTCTTCCGATGCTGAAAATAAGCAATGGGAATATTGTGGTTGTCTCATCAGTTGCAG GTAAAATTGGACTCCCTCTAACTGTGCCATACTCTACTACCAAATTTGCACTGGATGGATTTTTCAGCTCATTGCGAATGGAGTTTATCCAGCAAAAGACTAATGTTTCCATAACACTATGCATCATCAGCTATATAGACACAG ACAGCGCCCTAAAAACTGTGTCAGGTGTAATCCAACAACCAGCAGCTCCTAAAGAAGAGTGTGCACTGGAAATCATAAAAGGGGGATTTCTCAGAAAAAGGGAGGTTTACTATCAATATCATGCCACCAAAATCCCACTTCTTCTTAGAGACTGGGCACCAGAAATATTACAGTCTCTTCTTCTTATGAATTATAACATGGACAATTTTCAGAGGAAAGAAGTTTAG